A region of the Corynebacterium renale genome:
ACACATACTCTAGACGGTGTCTTGCTTGTGGTGTATACCTAGAAACCATGAACTTTGAACACGCGTACGCAGGGAGTTCCAGGGGTGCTTCCCACGTAAATACAGCCCTCCAGCAGGGTAAAACTCCTCTAAGCCCTCCAGCTACCTCTGTTACAGTAAATCCATGAACAGCCAACACGAGTTTGTCCTTCGCAGCGTGGAGGAACATGACGTCCGCTTTGTGCGCTTGTGGTTTACTGACATCCTAGGTTCGCTTAAGGCCATCATGATGTCTCCATCGGAGCTAGAGAGCGCTTTCGAAGAAGGTGTGGGGGTCGATGGCTCCTCGATCGAAGGTTTTGCCCGGCTGTCTGAGGCGGACACAATTGCACTCCCGGATCCGTCCACTTTCCAGATTATGCCTTTTGATGAGGATGATCCCACTATGCGTACGGCACGCATGTTCTGTGACATCTCGATGCCGGACGGCCAACCTTCCTGGGCTGATCCCCGCCACGTGCTGCGCCGCCAGGTGAACAAGGCCGCAGAACAAGGTTTTACTTGCATGATTTCGCCGGAAATTGAGTTCTACCTCTTTGATTCTGTGAAGGATGGGGCCACCGGAATTGAGCCAGTGCCCACCGACAACGGCGGATACTTTGATCAATCCACGCGCAACGCGGTACCCAAGTTCCGTCGTCAAGCGATGCGCGCCCTTGAGCAGATGGGTATTGCCACCGAATTCAGCCATCATGAGACCGCGCCGGGCCAGCAGGAGATTGATCTCCGGCACGCCGATGCCCTGACTATGGCAGACAACGTCATGACCTTCCGCTACGTGATTAAACAGGTAGCGTCCGCAAACAACGTGCTAGCTAGTTTTATGCCCAAGCCACTCCGTCACTACATGGGCTCAGGCATGCACTCGCACATTTCCTTGTTCGAGGGTGGGGTAAATGCATTCCACGACCCAGATGACGAAATTGCATTGTCAGAAACTGGGCGCCAGTTTGTAGCGGGCATCCTGCGCCATGCACCTGAACTTTCCGCTGTCACGAACCAGTGGGTCAACTCGTACAAGCGCATTGCATTCGGTGATGAAGCTCCGACTGCGGCGACGTGGGGTGTTTCAAATCGCTCTGCGATGGTCCGCGTCCCCATCTACCGGCTGCACAAAGAGGAGTCGCGTCGCATTGAAGTGCGCAGCATTGACACTGGATGCAACCCATATCTGACCTACGCAGTTCTACTTGGTGCAGGACTAAAGGGCATCCAAGAAGGCTACGAACTTCCCGAGCCAGCTGAGGATAACATTTCCGCACTGACGCGGCGGGAACGTCGTGCGCTCGGCTATGTTGACCTCCCTAATAGCTTAGATGCCGCACTACACCACTTAGAAGAATCGGAACTAATCGCCGATATCTTGGGCGAGCATGTCTACGAGTACTTCCTCCGTGCAAAATGGAGCCAATGGCGCGAATACCAGCAACAGATCACCCCATGGGAGATTGAAAGCACGCTCAAGTTCTAAACCCGTCCACTGGCCCCGATGCGCCTGATCTGAAGGAAACCCACCATGTTTGGTGCCGCACACCCCGCACGCTCTACTGTGCCTTCACCTGCGGTCTTAGGGCTCCACGACCCACGCGCTGCTGAAGATCTGGGCACAATCGGGTGGGACACCCCTGACTCCATCGACGTCCTATGGGCACTGTCTAATACGAGCAATCCTGACCAAGCGCTCAACGTTGTCCGTCGCCTGCACGAATCGCTAACCACCTGGGACGAACAAGAACCAGACGGATGGGACGAACTCAACACGGCCGTGCATGGCGACGTAGCACTGCGCATCCGATTCCTCGCTCTATGCGGCGGATCACGCGCGCTCGGAGACTTCTTAGCCGCACACCCGCACAGCTGGCGGGAATTGGACTTACCTTTGCCCACCGCAGCAGAGCTCATGCATGAGATGCTGGCCTGTATTCAAGCGCGCCCGGCCGCATTCAGCGATCCTGGACTCGATGCCGCAGACACTGCAACAGAACGCCTCGACACCGCGGGGACGTATCGCGCCGGGATCTCTGGGCCGGAAGCTATACGTGCTGTCAAGGAACGCTACACCACGCTCATCATGCGTATCGCGGCCTACGACCTCGCAGGCACATTCCCCGAAACGAAGCGCCATCAAGGTGGTAACGCTGTTGGGATTCGCACGATCACCGCGTTGCTTTCACATGCTGCTGACGCGGCCCTCACCGCAGCGCTGGCAGTCGCCATCACAAACGTCCTTCCCACCCGGGCAGGTGAGGATGGGCAACCGGAGCTACCGCTTCTCGACGACGCTCTCGCCATCATCGCCATGGGGAAATGTGGCGCCCAAGAACTGAACTACATCTCCGACGTCGACGTCATCTTCGTTGGTACCGATG
Encoded here:
- a CDS encoding glutamine synthetase family protein — encoded protein: MNSQHEFVLRSVEEHDVRFVRLWFTDILGSLKAIMMSPSELESAFEEGVGVDGSSIEGFARLSEADTIALPDPSTFQIMPFDEDDPTMRTARMFCDISMPDGQPSWADPRHVLRRQVNKAAEQGFTCMISPEIEFYLFDSVKDGATGIEPVPTDNGGYFDQSTRNAVPKFRRQAMRALEQMGIATEFSHHETAPGQQEIDLRHADALTMADNVMTFRYVIKQVASANNVLASFMPKPLRHYMGSGMHSHISLFEGGVNAFHDPDDEIALSETGRQFVAGILRHAPELSAVTNQWVNSYKRIAFGDEAPTAATWGVSNRSAMVRVPIYRLHKEESRRIEVRSIDTGCNPYLTYAVLLGAGLKGIQEGYELPEPAEDNISALTRRERRALGYVDLPNSLDAALHHLEESELIADILGEHVYEYFLRAKWSQWREYQQQITPWEIESTLKF